From one Plectropomus leopardus isolate mb chromosome 8, YSFRI_Pleo_2.0, whole genome shotgun sequence genomic stretch:
- the LOC121946498 gene encoding LOW QUALITY PROTEIN: telomere zinc finger-associated protein-like (The sequence of the model RefSeq protein was modified relative to this genomic sequence to represent the inferred CDS: inserted 1 base in 1 codon) encodes MNYYVSVSDYSESRGMPAXDSSHAQRVLSSLNQQRAAGRFCDAVLNVGGGMVYLAHRNILACFSELFQQSNMPSAQCMELCLQECSNDGLELLLNFIYTGELKLNHGNLDKVQHAAVSLCVPEALALCQQFKEASVDPAPLKRKRGRPRKSTSDSNAPCSVKEENLSAITKDESGFDTTSSSMAATATTTTRSGRVVKGPRRLVTDESPTTDFAAPEKDSWKAPLIPAEKESDVVENQNPDQPAGETETTNLQTDVNDNGVGQVTEEEEDDAGDFEAVTDTDEDYVPVEEPGSLTPSTSRKRKAQSKTEKNENGETVEEDSKKDSVQCPICDKTFKSKYYLKVHNRRHTGERPFGCLKCGKRYFRKENLILHETRDCAKVQTYTCMTCSSTFNGKEELRLHVVSHTGNMPHKCSTCPEQFMYKKNLTIHMMKVHGYPKPHACPQCPKTFLTRTELRVHEAAKHRGEKPFVCEECGHRASSRNGLQMHIKAIHRNERPFVCNLCGHAFSQKNNLNMHLRIHSGERPYQCHLCGKTFRTQASLDKHHRTHTGERPFSCDVCEQRFTEKGALVRHKASKHEEGRPHCCHICGKTFKAREQLRVHLRRHKGMRKFECIDCGYKFTRQAHLRRHVQIHKRTENYNPRQRKLRNVIVQDVDESLDGEHEATNEVEDSLIAEEADYVQETADIQEPTDSASGLTSSCIVRVVIESGDAVIEEVVSNQNLGHVEAAESFSVPEVLQQTQLVTEAYGSTIDMKGMVENISESKT; translated from the exons ATGAAC tattatgtctctgtctcagaCTACAGTGAATCCAGAGGGATGCCTG GAGACAGCAGCCACGCTCAGCGTGTGCTGTCCTCCCTgaaccagcagagggcagcagggAGGTTTTGTGATGCAGTGCTGAACGTGGGAGGCGGGATGGTCTACCTGGCCCATCGCAACATCCTCGCCTGCTTCAGTGAGCTGTTCCAGCAGTCCAACATGCCCTCTGCACAGTGCATGGAGCTCTGCCTGCAGGAGTGCTCCAACGACGGCCTGGAGCTGCTCCTGAACTTTATCTACACCGGAGAGCTGAAGTTAAATCACGGGAACCTGGACAAGGTGCAGCACGCAGCAGTCAGCCTGTGTGTACCTGAAGCACTCGCACTCTGTCAGCAGTTCAAGGAAGCCTCTGTGGATCCTGCACCTCTCAAGCGTAAAAGAGGCAGACCGAGAAAGTCCACATCAGACTCGAACGCTCCTTGTTCGGTCAAGGAAGAGAACTTGTCCGCAATCACAAAAGATGAGTCCGGCTTTGATACAACCAGTTCTAGTATGGCTGCCACCGCCACCACTACCACTCGGTCTGGTCGTGTAGTGAAGGGCCCGAGGCGACTGGTGACTGATGAGAGCCCCACCACAGATTTTGCGGCCCCTGAAAAGGACAGCTGGAAGGCTCCACTGATTCcagcagagaaagaaagtgaTGTTGTGGAGAACCAAAACCCAGATCAGCCAGCTGGTGAAACTGAG aCAACTAACTTGCAGACTGACGTAAATGACAATGGTGTTGGCCAGGTGAcggaggaagaagaggatgaTGCGGGGGATTTTGAGGCCGTCACAGACACAGATGAGGATTACGTGCCTGTTGAAGAGCCCGGTTCCTTAACGCCGTCCACGTCACGGAAACGTAAAGCCCAGAGTAAAACGGAGAAAAACGAGAATGGTGAGACTGTGGAGGAAGACTCCAAGAAGGACTCTGTGCAGTGTCCCATCTGTGACAAAACCTTCAAGAGCAAGTACTACCTCAAAGTGCACAACCG GCGGCACACTGGGGAGCGTCCCTTTGGTTGCCTTAAATGTGGAAAGAGGTACTTCAGGAAGGAGAATCTTATATTACATGAAACCCGGGACTGCGCTAAAGTGCAG ACATACACCTGCATGACATGCTCCTCCACATTTAACGGAAAAGAAGAGCTGCGTTTGCACGTTGTCTCTCACACAGGAAATATGCCCCACAAG tgttcaaCATGTCCTGAACAGTTCATGTACAAGAAGAACTTGACAATACACATGATGAAGGTCCACGGTTATCCCAAACCACATGCA TGCCCCCAGTGCCCCAAAACCTTCCTTACTCGGACGGAGCTTCGTGTGCACGAAGCGGCCAAACATCGAGGCGAAAAGCCGTTTGTGTGCGAGGAGTGTGGCCATCGAGCCTCTAGTCGAAATGGCCTGCAGATGCATATCAAAGCCATCCACAG AAACGAGCGCCCTTTTGTCTGTAACCTGTGTGGCCATGCATTCTCCCAGAAGAACAACCTAAACATGCATCTGCGTATACACAGCGGTGAGAGGCCGTACCAGTGTCATCTCTGTGGCAAAACCTTCAGGACACAAG CCAGTCTAGATAAACACCACCGGACACACACTGGTGAGCGTCCATTTAGCTGTGATGTTTGCGAGCAGCGCTTCACAGAGAAAGGCGCCCTCGTCCGCCACAAGGCCAGCAAGCACGAAGAGGGCCGTCCCCACTGTTGTCACATATGTGGCAAAACCTTCAAAG cgaGGGAGCAACTTCGCGTTCACCTGCGTCGCCACAAAGGCATGAGGAAGTTTGAGTGTATCGACTGCGGCTACAAGTTCACTCGACAG GCACACCTGCGACGACATGTTCAGATCCACAAACGTACTGAGAACTACAATCCCCGGCAGCGAAAACTCAGGAACGTGATAGTGCAGGATGTGGACGAAAGTCTTGACGGTGAGCACGAAGCGACGAATGAAGTGGAAGACTCGCTGATCGCAGAGGAGGCAGATTACGTCCAAGAGACCGCTGACATCCAGGAACCCACAGATTCGGCGTCAGGCCTCACTTCTAGCTGCATAGTGAGGGTGGTGATCGAGTCGGGTGACGCGGTGATAGAGGAGGTGGTGTCAAACCAGAACCTGGGACACGTGGAGGCGGCGGAGAGTTTCTCTGTGCCAGAAGTCCTGCAGCAAACACAGCTGGTCACTGAGGCGTACGGGTCCACGATCGATATGAAGGGAATGGTTGAGAATATATCAGAGAGTAAGACCTGA